In Blautia wexlerae DSM 19850, a single window of DNA contains:
- a CDS encoding GntR family transcriptional regulator, translated as MTSDFSVNMNEYLPLRDVVFNTLRQAILKGELKPGERLMEIALAERLGVSRTPIREAMRKLEQEGLVVMIPRRGAQVANITEKDLNDVLEVRIALENVAIEKACARMTEEEMRRLWLAAKEFEHTIAEGNLVKLAEADVAFHEVIYQASDNKRLIQVLNNMREQIYRYRVEYLKEGETRDVLVKEHEELTKAIRERDVERAKQLSFQHIENQRMAIMRSIEAEDAERERAEKEKSRGHR; from the coding sequence ATGACAAGTGATTTTTCAGTAAATATGAATGAATATCTTCCATTAAGGGATGTGGTTTTTAATACGCTGCGTCAGGCAATCCTGAAGGGCGAACTGAAACCTGGTGAGAGACTGATGGAGATTGCGTTGGCAGAGAGACTTGGCGTGAGCAGAACTCCTATCAGAGAGGCAATGCGTAAGCTGGAGCAGGAAGGTCTGGTAGTGATGATCCCAAGACGTGGTGCCCAGGTTGCCAATATCACAGAGAAGGATCTGAATGATGTTCTGGAGGTCCGTATTGCTCTTGAGAATGTGGCTATTGAGAAAGCATGTGCCCGTATGACTGAAGAAGAAATGAGGAGACTCTGGCTTGCTGCCAAGGAGTTTGAACATACGATCGCAGAGGGAAATCTTGTTAAGCTTGCGGAGGCTGACGTTGCATTTCATGAGGTCATTTATCAGGCTTCTGATAATAAGAGACTGATCCAGGTGCTCAACAATATGCGTGAGCAGATTTATCGTTATCGTGTAGAATATCTGAAAGAAGGTGAAACACGAGATGTTCTGGTGAAGGAACATGAGGAACTGACAAAGGCGATCAGAGAGCGCGACGTGGAACGCGCGAAACAGCTTTCTTTCCAGCATATCGAGAATCAGAGAATGGCTATCATGCGTTCTATTGAGGCTGAGGATGCAGAACGTGAACGTGCAGAGAAAGAGAAATCCAGGGGACACAGATAA
- a CDS encoding spore germination protein, translating to MEESRKVSANLRENEKYLRSRLENCSDILIRPMRLGDKHKVDCLMVYIEVAVSNMMLDDSALGKMINHFWEISPEDIQEFVRHNSLGIADVKKLENLDESIDAMLAGNAVFFIDGYDKAMKISSKGYPSTGVMEAESEKVLRGSREGFSDSVKSNSALVRKRLRDTRLKVEEYKIGVRSHTLTQVLYMDDLVHEGLLEEVKERLEEFQIDGILDSGMLEQLTEDVWYSPFPQYQTTERPDRAVQEILKGKVVILCDNSPEALILPGNFSSFMESSEDWYHRFEMASFLRILRYLAVIMATVLPGLYLAVIRFHTQILPSALILSFAEAREGVPFSSVVELIFLELAFELIREAGVRVPGSLGNAIGIVGGLVIGQAAVEANLVSPIVVMIVALTALGSMTVPNEEFAAAFRLVKYGFLILGGYLGIYGIVLGVYLVIGHLAGLISFGIPYLVPFIKKEQKGSRGEGVLRVPLRKRVLRPLYAREEQKIRLKRKESGS from the coding sequence TTGGAAGAATCCCGGAAAGTATCTGCAAATCTGAGGGAGAATGAGAAATATCTGCGAAGCAGGCTGGAAAATTGCAGTGATATTCTGATCCGTCCCATGCGGCTGGGAGATAAACATAAGGTGGACTGCCTTATGGTCTATATAGAAGTTGCGGTTTCCAATATGATGCTGGATGATTCTGCTCTTGGAAAGATGATCAATCATTTCTGGGAGATTTCGCCGGAGGATATTCAGGAATTTGTCAGGCATAACAGTCTTGGAATCGCAGATGTAAAGAAACTGGAGAATCTTGACGAGTCCATAGATGCCATGCTTGCAGGGAATGCAGTGTTTTTCATAGATGGATATGACAAGGCGATGAAAATCTCCAGCAAAGGTTATCCATCCACAGGTGTGATGGAGGCAGAATCGGAAAAGGTGCTGCGGGGTTCCAGGGAAGGATTTTCGGACAGTGTGAAAAGTAACAGTGCACTGGTAAGAAAAAGGCTTCGTGATACCAGACTCAAGGTGGAAGAATATAAAATCGGTGTGCGCTCTCATACCTTAACGCAGGTGTTATACATGGATGACCTGGTACATGAGGGACTTCTGGAAGAAGTGAAGGAACGGCTGGAAGAATTTCAGATTGACGGAATCCTTGACAGCGGTATGCTTGAACAGCTGACAGAAGATGTGTGGTATTCTCCTTTTCCTCAGTATCAGACAACGGAACGTCCGGATCGTGCTGTGCAGGAAATCCTGAAAGGTAAGGTTGTGATTCTGTGTGATAATTCTCCGGAAGCATTGATCCTTCCGGGAAATTTCAGCAGTTTCATGGAGAGCAGCGAGGACTGGTATCACAGGTTCGAGATGGCTTCCTTTCTCAGAATACTGCGATATCTGGCTGTGATCATGGCGACCGTTCTGCCGGGACTTTATCTGGCAGTGATACGTTTCCATACACAGATTCTGCCATCTGCACTGATACTGTCTTTTGCGGAGGCGAGGGAAGGAGTGCCCTTTTCCAGTGTGGTGGAACTGATTTTTCTGGAACTGGCTTTTGAACTGATTCGGGAGGCTGGGGTGAGAGTTCCGGGATCTCTGGGAAATGCTATTGGCATTGTTGGCGGACTGGTGATCGGACAGGCAGCGGTAGAGGCAAATCTTGTGAGTCCGATCGTGGTGATGATCGTGGCGTTGACTGCGCTTGGCTCTATGACTGTTCCAAATGAAGAGTTTGCAGCAGCATTTCGGCTGGTGAAGTATGGGTTTCTGATCCTGGGAGGTTATCTGGGAATTTACGGAATCGTGCTGGGAGTATATCTGGTTATAGGGCACCTGGCAGGCCTGATAAGTTTTGGTATTCCTTACCTGGTTCCTTTTATAAAGAAAGAACAGAAGGGCAGCAGAGGAGAAGGGGTTCTGAGAGTTCCGCTGCGCAAGAGGGTATTACGACCGCTTTATGCAAGAGAGGAGCAGAAGATCCGTTTAAAGAGAAAGGAGTCCGGCTCATGA
- a CDS encoding GerAB/ArcD/ProY family transporter: MRFAENNRISHRQLYRQMILALLAPFMLCVFGKGGMNGISAVAGMIFALILLGFYVIWLIRLTPSFEDPVKSAGAFAGRLIGIFFLIYVLMAGGYLLALLRRLVPAKLITGVSGRWIAFWAVLVCSVGTCKGVQRRGRMAEVSGGLLLGGIMIMMILCVPQAKTEYLMGEIRWEELTVRNVSQSFYGTLCAFSPVALLPFLLGNVEKYGSAGKTVAGGILTLGGILIGMELLLPAVLGYDRVAAESYPVLPLLAGADLPGNVLARFDILWMGFLLYSLLFAIGSLLYYGNQIIGKSHPGRGRFWLPALVFLISLLEEEGKGILDYFGWCLAHIFVPGILICQFYMFIRGKGHRRKQRKRAVGVVTGILSVSLFMSGCGVAVEPEKRMYPMALGVDASEEGICLTYGMPDLSESTGQGKEEEDGGSRVLQISGADFTRIEKMYDQSQEKLLDMGHLQVLVMGRTLVEDGRWRMVLDYLKQEIFVGEDLYVFEAEDAGEILNWHGEDNSSAGEYITGLIRNRMSGGNITAVTLRELFYEKYKEDKILRLPIVKIRNGSLEVEV; the protein is encoded by the coding sequence ATGAGATTTGCAGAGAATAACAGAATTTCCCACAGGCAGCTGTACAGGCAGATGATACTGGCATTACTGGCACCATTTATGCTCTGCGTTTTCGGAAAGGGTGGAATGAACGGAATCAGTGCAGTGGCGGGAATGATTTTTGCGCTGATATTGCTTGGGTTTTATGTAATCTGGCTGATACGGCTGACACCTTCATTTGAAGATCCGGTAAAGTCTGCAGGTGCTTTTGCGGGAAGGCTGATCGGGATTTTTTTTCTGATCTATGTGTTGATGGCGGGAGGATATCTGCTGGCACTTCTCAGGAGGCTGGTTCCTGCAAAGCTGATCACAGGAGTATCCGGCCGATGGATCGCATTCTGGGCGGTTCTGGTATGTTCTGTCGGAACCTGCAAAGGTGTACAGAGAAGAGGAAGAATGGCGGAAGTATCAGGTGGCCTGCTTCTTGGCGGGATTATGATAATGATGATACTTTGTGTGCCACAGGCAAAAACGGAATATCTTATGGGAGAAATCCGGTGGGAGGAGCTTACAGTGAGAAATGTCAGTCAGTCTTTTTATGGAACTCTGTGTGCTTTTTCGCCGGTTGCATTGCTGCCATTTCTGTTGGGAAATGTGGAGAAATACGGAAGTGCAGGAAAGACGGTGGCAGGAGGGATCCTGACACTTGGGGGGATTCTTATTGGAATGGAGCTTCTGCTTCCGGCAGTTCTGGGATATGACAGGGTAGCGGCGGAAAGTTATCCGGTCCTGCCTCTGCTGGCAGGCGCAGATCTTCCGGGAAATGTACTGGCCAGATTTGACATCCTGTGGATGGGATTTCTGCTTTACAGCCTGCTTTTTGCAATAGGGAGTCTGCTGTATTATGGAAATCAGATTATCGGGAAATCTCATCCTGGTAGGGGGAGGTTCTGGCTTCCGGCACTGGTTTTCCTGATTTCGCTTCTGGAAGAAGAGGGAAAAGGAATACTGGATTATTTTGGATGGTGTCTGGCGCATATTTTCGTCCCGGGAATTCTCATCTGCCAGTTTTATATGTTTATCAGAGGAAAGGGACACCGCAGGAAGCAGAGGAAAAGGGCAGTCGGTGTGGTGACCGGGATTTTGTCAGTCAGTCTTTTTATGAGCGGATGTGGTGTGGCTGTGGAACCGGAGAAGAGAATGTATCCTATGGCACTTGGCGTGGATGCCTCAGAAGAAGGAATCTGTCTTACCTATGGGATGCCGGATCTTTCTGAGAGTACGGGGCAGGGAAAAGAGGAAGAAGATGGCGGTTCCCGGGTTCTGCAGATCAGTGGTGCTGATTTCACCCGGATTGAAAAAATGTATGATCAGTCACAGGAAAAACTTCTTGATATGGGGCATCTGCAGGTTCTGGTCATGGGGAGGACACTGGTGGAGGACGGAAGATGGAGAATGGTGCTGGATTATCTGAAACAGGAGATTTTTGTGGGGGAAGATCTTTATGTGTTTGAAGCGGAGGACGCAGGGGAGATCCTGAACTGGCATGGGGAGGATAATTCATCAGCAGGAGAATATATTACAGGACTGATCCGAAACAGAATGTCAGGAGGAAATATTACGGCTGTGACACTCAGAGAGCTTTTCTATGAAAAATATAAAGAAGATAAAATCCTGCGACTTCCGATTGTGAAGATCAGAAATGGAAGTCTGGAAGTGGAAGTATAA
- the murI gene encoding glutamate racemase: MKIDREAPIGVFDSGVGGLTVAREIMRNLPSEKIVYFGDTARVPYGSKSKETIIRYSRQIIRFLQQQQVKAIVVACNTASAFALDAVRDEFDIPIIGVIEPGAKVAAAQTRNKRVGIIGTVGTVGSGIHAEYLKHLDPEITVFGKACPLFVPLVEEGWLHDPVTDEVAARYLKELQDKQVDTLILGCTHYPLLRSTIRKIMGDGVCLVNPAYETALELGRLLEEKGLAGEGTEKNEFPYRFYVSDLADEFKAFANSILPYDVEMTKKIDIEKY; the protein is encoded by the coding sequence ATGAAAATAGACAGAGAGGCACCGATAGGAGTATTTGATTCCGGTGTGGGAGGGCTGACTGTTGCGCGTGAGATCATGCGTAATCTTCCTTCAGAAAAAATCGTATATTTTGGTGATACGGCGAGAGTGCCTTACGGAAGTAAATCGAAAGAAACTATCATCCGGTATTCCCGGCAGATCATTCGTTTTCTTCAGCAGCAGCAGGTAAAGGCGATTGTGGTTGCATGTAATACAGCCAGCGCTTTTGCCCTGGATGCAGTGAGGGATGAGTTTGACATTCCCATCATTGGCGTGATAGAACCGGGTGCGAAGGTGGCGGCTGCCCAGACCAGAAATAAGAGGGTAGGAATCATTGGTACTGTGGGAACTGTAGGAAGTGGGATACATGCAGAGTATCTGAAGCATTTGGATCCGGAGATCACTGTTTTCGGCAAAGCATGTCCGCTGTTTGTGCCACTGGTAGAAGAAGGGTGGCTTCATGATCCGGTGACTGATGAGGTCGCTGCCAGATATCTGAAAGAACTTCAGGATAAGCAGGTGGATACACTGATATTGGGATGTACTCATTATCCATTGCTTCGTTCCACCATCAGAAAGATCATGGGAGACGGAGTATGTCTGGTGAATCCGGCTTATGAAACCGCACTGGAGCTGGGAAGGCTTCTGGAGGAAAAAGGACTTGCCGGTGAAGGTACAGAGAAGAATGAATTTCCGTATCGCTTCTATGTGAGTGATCTGGCAGATGAGTTTAAGGCATTTGCCAATTCGATTCTTCCATATGATGTGGAGATGACGAAAAAAATAGATATTGAGAAGTATTAA
- a CDS encoding DUF1934 domain-containing protein, translating to MDKEVLIHVRGLQTMDADGEQEPLEIVVPGQYYFRNGSHYLRYEEVMEDFAEPTVNYIKISRKGMEVRKKGVVNVHMVFEQGKKNMTYYTTPYGTIEMGIAATNLNLQESDGGLDMKVDYALDMNQEHVADCYLAIKAQPKDCKNFTI from the coding sequence ATGGATAAAGAAGTGCTGATTCATGTAAGGGGACTTCAGACAATGGATGCAGACGGTGAACAGGAACCTCTGGAGATTGTTGTACCGGGACAGTATTATTTCCGGAACGGAAGTCATTATCTGCGCTATGAGGAAGTCATGGAGGATTTTGCAGAACCTACCGTCAATTACATAAAAATTTCCCGGAAGGGAATGGAGGTCCGCAAGAAAGGTGTGGTCAATGTTCATATGGTTTTTGAACAGGGTAAGAAGAATATGACTTACTATACCACTCCCTATGGAACTATTGAAATGGGGATTGCGGCGACGAATCTGAATCTGCAGGAGAGTGATGGCGGTCTTGATATGAAAGTGGATTATGCGCTTGATATGAACCAGGAGCATGTGGCAGACTGTTATCTTGCGATTAAGGCACAGCCAAAGGACTGTAAGAATTTTACAATTTGA